In a genomic window of Buteo buteo chromosome 29, bButBut1.hap1.1, whole genome shotgun sequence:
- the LOC142025697 gene encoding RNA-binding protein 4B isoform X2 codes for MVKLFIGNLPREATEQEIRSLFEQYGKVLECDIIKNYGFVHIEDKTAAEDAIRNLHHHKLHGVCINVEASKNKSKASTKLHVGNISPACTNLELRAKFEEYGPVIECDIVKDYAFVHMERAEDAVEAIRGLDNTEFQARPPRRRIPTAKSQLLCRRPPRLVLPGRSSGSHPRGVKPGCLPPL; via the exons ATGGTGAAGCTGTTCATCGGGAACCTGCCGCGGGAGGCGACGGAGCAGGAGATCCGCTCCCTCTTCGAGCAGTACGGGAAGGTGCTGGAGTGCGACATCATCAAGAACTACGGCTTCGTCCACATCGAGGACAAGACGGCGGCCGAGGACGCCATCCGCAACCTGCACCACCACAAGCTGCACGGTGTCTGCATCAACGTGGAGGCTAGCAAGAACAAGAGCAAAGCCTCCACCAAACTGCACGTCGGCAACATCAGCCCCGCCTGCACCAACCTGGAGCTGCGGGCCAAGTTTGAGGAGTACGGCCCCGTCATCGAGTGCGACATCGTCAAGGATTATGCCTTCGTTCACATGGAGCGGGCGGAGGACGCGGTGGAGGCCATCCGTGGGCTGGATAACACCGAATTCCAAG CACGGCCGCCCCGCAGGAGGATCCCGACGGCGAAGTCCCAACTCTTGTGCCGACGGCCGCCGCGCCTGGTTCTGCCGGGCCGGAGCAGCGGGTCCCACCCGCGCGGCGTGAAGCCAGGCTGCCTCCCGCCCTTGTAG
- the LOC142025697 gene encoding RNA-binding protein 4B isoform X4 has translation MVKLFIGNLPREATEQEIRSLFEQYGKVLECDIIKNYGFVHIEDKTAAEDAIRNLHHHKLHGVCINVEASKNKSKASTKLHVGNISPACTNLELRAKFEEYGPVIECDIVKDYAFVHMERAEDAVEAIRGLDNTEFQGWARW, from the coding sequence ATGGTGAAGCTGTTCATCGGGAACCTGCCGCGGGAGGCGACGGAGCAGGAGATCCGCTCCCTCTTCGAGCAGTACGGGAAGGTGCTGGAGTGCGACATCATCAAGAACTACGGCTTCGTCCACATCGAGGACAAGACGGCGGCCGAGGACGCCATCCGCAACCTGCACCACCACAAGCTGCACGGTGTCTGCATCAACGTGGAGGCTAGCAAGAACAAGAGCAAAGCCTCCACCAAACTGCACGTCGGCAACATCAGCCCCGCCTGCACCAACCTGGAGCTGCGGGCCAAGTTTGAGGAGTACGGCCCCGTCATCGAGTGCGACATCGTCAAGGATTATGCCTTCGTTCACATGGAGCGGGCGGAGGACGCGGTGGAGGCCATCCGTGGGCTGGATAACACCGAATTCCAAG
- the LOC142025697 gene encoding RNA-binding protein 4B isoform X3, whose protein sequence is MVKLFIGNLPREATEQEIRSLFEQYGKVLECDIIKNYGFVHIEDKTAAEDAIRNLHHHKLHGVCINVEASKNKSKASTKLHVGNISPACTNLELRAKFEEYGPVIECDIVKDYAFVHMERAEDAVEAIRGLDNTEFQGGSRRRSPNSCADGRRAWFCRAGAAGPTRAA, encoded by the exons ATGGTGAAGCTGTTCATCGGGAACCTGCCGCGGGAGGCGACGGAGCAGGAGATCCGCTCCCTCTTCGAGCAGTACGGGAAGGTGCTGGAGTGCGACATCATCAAGAACTACGGCTTCGTCCACATCGAGGACAAGACGGCGGCCGAGGACGCCATCCGCAACCTGCACCACCACAAGCTGCACGGTGTCTGCATCAACGTGGAGGCTAGCAAGAACAAGAGCAAAGCCTCCACCAAACTGCACGTCGGCAACATCAGCCCCGCCTGCACCAACCTGGAGCTGCGGGCCAAGTTTGAGGAGTACGGCCCCGTCATCGAGTGCGACATCGTCAAGGATTATGCCTTCGTTCACATGGAGCGGGCGGAGGACGCGGTGGAGGCCATCCGTGGGCTGGATAACACCGAATTCCAAG GAGGATCCCGACGGCGAAGTCCCAACTCTTGTGCCGACGGCCGCCGCGCCTGGTTCTGCCGGGCCGGAGCAGCGGGTCCCACCCGCGCGGCGTGA